From Camelina sativa cultivar DH55 chromosome 20, Cs, whole genome shotgun sequence, the proteins below share one genomic window:
- the LOC104772369 gene encoding uncharacterized protein LOC104772369 yields MDEAESSFMNAQARVYPPQPEVEFGFPKVCYCGGQPLLSTSYNRRFFTCGSIDDGEMHIHKWWDEAVMEEMREMGRQCEVLSLKVDNLALSSDYGSHMSDETEQKISRIEKEVFELGKIRNRFIIGFELIALVAIVDSNLIQEPIEPKKQIFIPRNREEGHNNIWNDYFSDTPTYPEYLFRRRFRMHRPLFMRIVQRLSTKVEYFRQSQDATGRASLSPIQKCTAAIRQLAYGTSSDTVDEYVRIGGSTARKCLHEFTAAIIQLFGDEYLRPWKGMYSRSTGEPTIVLEAVASYDLWIWYAFFGAPGTMNDLNILDGSNVFDDILNGKAPEVNYFVNGREYNLAYYLTDGIYPKWALLYNLSGYHKV; encoded by the exons ATGGATGAGGCTGAGAGTAGTTTCATGAATGCTCAGGCGAGAGTTTACCCTCCTCAACCTGAGGTTGAGTTCGGATTCCCGAAGGTTTGCTACTGTGGTGGTCAGCCCCTCTTATCTACAAGTTACAATAGACG GTTCTTCACATGTGGGAGTATTGATGATGGAGAGATGCATATTCACAAGTGGTGGGATGAAGCTGTcatggaggagatgagagagatgggCAGACAATGTGAAGTGTTGTCTCTGAAGGTAGATAACTTAGCATTATCGAGTGACTACGGATCACACATGAGTGATGAAACAGAGCAGAAAATATCACGGATCGAGAAGGAAGTGTTTGAGCTAGGGAAGATCCGAAATAGGTTTATAATTGGTTTTGAATTGATAGCTTTGGTAGCAATAGTAG ATTCTAATCTCATTCAAGAACCAATAGAGCCAAAGAAACAGATATTTATCCCAAGAAACCGAgaagaaggccacaataatatttggaatgattatttcagtgatacTCCAACATACCCGGAGTATTTATTCCGGCGACGGTTTCGCATGCATAGGCCATTGTTCATGCGTATTGTGCAACGTCTCTCTACCAAAGTCGAGTATTTCCGTCAATCCCAGGATGCAACCGGTCGGGCTAGTCTGtcacctatacaaaaatgtactgcagcaattcgccAATTGGCATATGGTACTTCGTCCGACACAGTTGACGAGTATGTACGAATTGGTGGATCAACAGCTCGGAAATGTTTGCACGAGTTTACCGCCGCGATAATCCAGTTGTTTGGCGATGAATACCTAAGAC CTTGGAAAGGGATGTATTCACGATCAACCGGAGAACCAACAATCGTGTTGGAGGCAGTAGCTTCTTACGACCTCTGGATATGGTATgctttttttggagctccaggtactatgaacgatcttaatattctAGATGGttcaaatgtttttgatgacattctCAACGGTAAAGCTCCGGAGGTCAACTACTTTGTCAATGGAAGGGAGTACAATTTGGCGTACTATCTCACCGATGGTATTTATCCCAAATGGGCACTTTTATACAATCTATCCGGCTACCACAAGGTATGa
- the LOC104772370 gene encoding glutathione S-transferase T3-like, whose translation MSSYNTFSQSSSSYVDLLNSQGDTLNLDGAYEVPPYSSQESHQDVPLSQETHIRKDRKKWNPADDEALISAWLNTSKDRIIGNQQKGGSFWQRVNKYYADTPHAIGNGEQGMNINCKQRWFRINECTNKFCSGYTAAERLNCSGHSENDVLKMAHDIYFAEHNTKFTMEHCWCLLRPQGIKAAKAKRNNAQGKAFAEYKSMLEVKRVDMAEKEKLQKLGILDTLLAKPEPLSEADQLIKDKIVAQYF comes from the exons ATGAGTTCTTACAATACATTCAGTCAGTCCTCTTCTAGTTATGTAGATCTTCTCAACAGTCAAGGCGATACTCTTAACCTAGATGGTGCTTACGAAGTACCTCCTTACTCGTCTCAAGAATCTCATCAGGATGTACCTCTTTCTCAAGAGACACATATCAGGAAGGATAGGAAGAAATGGAATCCGGCTGATGATGAAGCTCTTATCAGTGCGTGGCTGAACACTTCAAAGGACCGTATTATTGGAAATCAACAAAAGGGAGGAAGCTTTTGGCAAAGAGTTAACAAATACTATGCAGACACTCCTCATGCTATAGGCAATGGTGAACAGGGGATGAACATAAACTGTAAGCAGAGGTGGTTTAGGATCAATGAGTGCACTAACAAGTTCTGCAGTGGTTACACAGCTGCGGAAAGACTAAACTGTAGTGGACACTCTGAGAATGATGTGCTGAAGATGGCCCACGACATCTATTTCGCTGAACATAACACGAAGTTTACAATGGAGCATTGCTGGTGTTTGTTAAG GCCTCAAGGTATCAAGGCTGCAAAGGCCAAGAGGAACAATGCTCAGGGGAAGGCTTTCGCTGAGTACAAGAGCATGTTGGAAGTAAAAAGGGTGGATATGGCTGAAAAAGAGAAGCTACAGAAGCTTGGCATATTAGACACACTTCTTGCCAAACCAGAGCCACTTAGTGAAGCTGATCAACTTATCAAGGATAAGATAGTGGCTCAGTATTTCTAA
- the LOC104770255 gene encoding basic 7S globulin-like, producing MAPRVIFLLLSLVFLYLTNTSHSLEKFQSFIHPIKKDEATKTYTIPLSIGSSSTHEFVLDLNGVAPLSQNCATAAKSSSFHPIRCGSTRCTYANPTFSCPSNPTTKTKTPCRSSDNARLFRDTVPLFYSSNGVYTRDSEKSSSLSLTCTDGGPLKGTIGLANTHLSIPTQLVSMYKLPPKMALCLPSTEKSKTYSGDLWIGKGEYYYLPYLKDVSTIFASTPLINDKSGEYLIDVKSIQIGGKNVPILHGATKISTLAPYTVLETSIYKALVTDFFGNAKMAKAPAVKPFGACFSSNGGRGAPVIDLVLSGGAKWRIYGSNSLVNVNKKVVCLGFVDGGVNPKNPIVIGGFQMEDNLVEFDLKASKFSFSSSLLLHNTSCSVARLSPF from the coding sequence atggcTCCTCGTGtgatctttcttctcctctccctTGTTTTTCTCTACCTGACAAACACATCACACTCGTTGGAAAAGTTTCAATCATTTATACACCCAATAAAAAAAGACGAGGCCACAAAAACCTATACCATCCCTCTGTCCATCGGCTCAAGTTCCACCCACGAGTTCGTCCTTGACCTCAACGGAGTCGCACCGTTATCGCAAAACTGCGCCACAGCCGCCAAATCCTCAAGCTTCCACCCCATCAGATGCGGCTCAACGAGATGCACCTACGCAAACCCGACCTTCTCCTGTCCCAGCAACCCCACCACTAAGACGAAGACACCGTGTCGCTCCTCCGACAATGCCCGGCTCTTCCGCGACACCGTCCCGTTATTTTACTCATCCAATGGAGTATACACTAGGGACAGTGAAAAGAGCTCTTCGCTGAGTTTGACCTGCACTGATGGTGGTCCTTTGAAAGGAACCATCGGTCTCGCTAACACTCACTTGTCCATTCCCACGCAGCTAGTCTCCATGTACAAGCTTCCTCCAAAGATGGCTCTCTGTTTGCCTTCCAccgaaaaatcaaaaacttattCTGGTGACCTTTGGATCGGTAAAGGGGAGTACTACTATCTGCCTTACTTAAAAGATGTTTCTACGATCTTTGCCTCCACGCCTCTGATCAATGACAAGTCCGGTGAGTACTTAATCGATGTGAAGTCCATCCAAATCGGTGGAAAGAACGTTCCCATACTCCATGGAGCCACAAAGATCTCCACTTTGGCGCCTTACACCGTATTGGAAACTTCCATCTACAAGGCTCTTGTCACAGACTTCTTCGGAAACGCCAAGATGGCTAAAGCTCCAGCCGTGAAGCCTTTTGGTGCGTGCTTCAGCTCCAATGGAGGACGTGGAGCTCCCGTGATCGACCTAGTGCTGAGCGGAGGGGCTAAGTGGAGGATCTACGGGTCTAATTCGCTGGTGAATGTGAATAAAAAAGTGGTTTGTTTAGGGTTTGTGGACGGAGGTGTGAATCCGAAGAACCCTATAGTGATTGGAGGCTTTCAGATGGAAGATAATTTGGTGGAGTTCGATCTCAAAGCTTCcaagttttctttctcttcttctcttttgcttcACAACACTTCTTGTTCAGTAGCTAGATTATCACCTTTCTAA